From the Papaver somniferum cultivar HN1 chromosome 2, ASM357369v1, whole genome shotgun sequence genome, the window ggttCTGACTCATATATATGCAACTGAAATCCCTCGATTTCCTGAATCTAATTCAATGTGTTTGTTTTTGGAGTCAGATCCGATTTAATTAACTCAAAAACATATGAGTCATTGACTTAGTCCTTTGAATCATGAACATGATGTTCCCTGATTCAAACGGATTCGACTCAAATATTAGATTCGGGTCATGTATTGAGTCAGATCTAACTCAAACTAGAAACTCAATGACATCTGATTCGAGCCAAGTCATTTAATGGACTAACTATAAACGCGAGTACCCGGAAAACAAACATGATGCTTGTCTTCTGGCTAGTTCTAATGCGGTGAAAAGGTAGGATGGATTATGGCCGTTGCTTGCATCCACTTGGCTGCCCTCGTTCGTAATTGTCCAGCAATCGAAATATCTCCTTGGTAACCTAAATGACACTGTCTGCTTCGATTTCCGTTCCTTCAAAAAAGAAGGGTCACATGTAATCAGTCGGTCGAGTCAATCAATGGCACATTACACGGTCAAGATCACATCTTCACAATCTGATGTAATCAATATCCTCTCACCTAGATGAACCGTCAGATGTTATGTCGTCATAGTTTTATTTCTTACTTGGAACAATTTGGATCCTCTATAAAAGGGAGTCGGTTACTACAGTATTTCCTTCGCAGATCTATATAAAACACAATCTTTCCTTTCCTCCTCTCTCTAAAATCTCCGAAaacaaaatttccatttttatccCTGAAGACGGTAAAGATTCTCTCATGGCTGAAACAGAGCACCTGAACATGGTAATTCCTCTCTCAATCTGCAATTTTCTTGATTATTCATAATCACTCTTATTAATTACTGATAGAggttttgttgattttgttgatttCAGAGTACTAATAGTACTAATCAGGAATATGAACACCAGAAGCTGAAGTATCTTGATTTTGTACGAGTTGCAGTTCTTCATGTGATTGTGTGTTTTGCAAGCGTCTATGATTACGCTAAAGATAACTCTGGTCCTTTGAAACCTGGTGTACAGACGGTCGAAGATACTGTAAAGACTGTTATTGGTCCTGTCTATGAGAAATTTCACGATGTTCCTTTTGAACTCCTCAAATTCGTTGATTGTAAGGTATAATTTCAGGCTCTAAGATTAATTGTTAGAAATGATGAGTATCCTTGCCAAATTTTATGTGTCGGGGTTTTTCAATTTTTGTTCTGGCGAATTATATTGGATTTCCTTGATTAATAGAATCTGTACTTTTAGATATTGTGCCTTATGAATTGCAGTGCTTCTTGATTTTGCAATATTCTTACTGTTATGTTTTATTAATTGAATTTGCTCCTTTATGAATCATTCACTGGTTACTTTAGGGTTTTGCTTTTCAATCCTTGGGTAGATTTATTCTTAGAATGTCCCATTTATTGGAGAATTCTGCAAATGACATCAGATTCAGAAGGAAATCAGTTCCTGTCATGAACTGCTTACTTTTGTTTATTCCCTCCTATTTCTTGGGAAATCTGTTGTGATAGATTGTCAAATGTATCTGAGAACTCTGGACTCAGATCGAAACCGTAATAAAAAACCAATGTTTCTACTCTTTTACAGAATCAGAGTGATTAAAATATTTTAGATGCCAAGGTTCAACTAATATGCTActgtttgtttcttgaagttacaATGCCCAAGTACATTGCGTGTACTGTAGTTAATTAACTAGCATTACTTAGTGTTTTCCCACTCACATTCTTCCCTCTCATGACCCAATTTTGTCGTTGATTATTGTTTAATGTTTGTTTCTCACGTGATTTCCAGGTAGATGATTCAGTTGGGGAATTAGATCGTCATGTGCCCAATCTCGTGAAAGAAGCGACTAACCAAGCTTATACAGCTGCTCAAAAGGCACCAGGACTGGCACGAGCTGTAGCTTCGGAGGTACAACAAAGTGGTTTGATTGATACAGGGAAGGCTATAGTGAAGACTCTTTACACAAGTTATGAACCTACTGCCAAAGAAATGTACACCAAGTATGAACCAGTTGCTGAGCAGTATGCAGTAACGGCTTGGCGTAAACTGAACACCTTGCCATTGTTTCCCCAAGTGGCTCATGTTATGGTACCTACAGCTGCTTATTGGTCAGAAAAATACAATCAAACCGTGTGTTGCACAGCTGAGAAAGGGTTTATGGTTTCATCTTTTCTCCCACTTGTTCCTACTGAGAGGATTGCCAAGGTTTTTGGTGAAAGTGAAGCAGTTAACCAGAGTGGGTCATCTGTTTCTTCTGCTTCATCATCTGATAACGAAAGTGAAGTTGTTACCAAGTAGTTATGAAGAAGCTTATAGTAGTCTAATGTGTGGGAATGTTATGGGGTAGATATAGTTTATGGGTTTTATTAAGTTCAAGTTTTATGTAGGGTTTTGAATGATAAAATGCTTGATGACCATGTATATCTTTCACTGCTTTAATTGTCTCCAAGAACTACAATTTCTTTGTAATGGTCTTTCTTTGATTGCAACCAGATTTAGAATTCAAATTGTTGGTGGATTAGAAAATGAAGATTCATCCCTTTTTTTCATTTCTTGTGGTTTACTCGCCTGTCTAACTGTCTCAGTTGAACAATTCAAAAAATGTGATGTATGCAGGGTAATTAAGTATTGAGCAGGTCAGGTTAAGGTTGCTGCTGGCAATCCGTGACAGACGTGATGACATAGCGGTTCAAAGTATGGGTAGAGTTGTTGTCTCCACTTTCCAAGGAGATAACAAATTAAAAGACTATGGAATTAGATCGGATCTTGTCATTTTCATATCTGTAATCGGTTGCTATGGAAATGGTATACTAAATTCTGCAACAAGTTGCAAGATATGGCGTTTTAAGTGTATGAATTTGTCAGAGAAGTTGGAAGTATAATAGGAAAACTTTAACTCTACTAGTAAAAATTGGCACCAATACTTTTATGTTCTCTAGTAAACTATAACCTTTATGTTTAGGCTCCACCATgagtgggtatgtcaattggaaTATGCTGATGTCCTccttttgtgtaatctctttggTTGGTGGCTTTTTGGACCGCGTTCTGGATTCATTGTCGATGGAGCTGTTGCTGAAGAAAGAACGGTTTACTATGAGCGCATCTTATTATATTATGTCATAGATTGCAAAAAGTCAGTGAAATGCCGAATGTTTGAGTTACAATGCTAGATCTCGTTCTGTAGTGACAGCAACCTCACAGCTAACTGATGACGTTCAAGAATAAGAGAGAGAGATTAGGGAAGTTCTGACAGAACCATACAATTTCCTAGTAACCTGTCAAATAACATGTGATTCCAAGTTTCCAACGGTAAGGGTTTAAATTTTATTGATAGGAAAAACAACACTGTAAAAGCCTTATCCAGTCTTCCTACCTATGTTTCAGATTCCAATCTTGGTTGTAAAAGAATTAAGaattgcaccttgtttgtttgcaactgactcatctgagtcatctggatctgagtgaaatcacctgactcatctggatctgactcactatggtctgagtcagaaaatatgtttgttttatgagtcagacctgactcagctgactggatttttttggacataaaaTGCCCTTGTGCACGTTTCAAACCATAACATTTATCACTACTGAAACATCACAAATTGTTCCATTCCAGTCTAAACAACTTCCCTTTTCGATGGAATTAAACATATTAAACATCATAaaacaataaaatctaaagattaaagtcctacaaacataaaagaagcaacaaaatctaaaggagactagctatctcatcacgtaagttgttcatatatatCTGCTCTTGTCGTCCAAACAGACGAGGTGCATTTTCTTCCGTTTCCGCTTCCACTTCGACTTCCACCTGTGTCTCATTCATATCAAATGTCTCATTCTCATATTCTTTAAATAGCCAATCATCCAATGCATTACGACGTAGAAAGTTATGTATTGACATGCAAGCAATAACGATATCTCTTTGAGTCTCAAATGAGTAAGAAGGCATTTTACTTAAGACGGGAAATCTTACTTTCAATACCCTGAATGCTCTCTCAATCACATTCCTCAATCGAGCATGGGCTTGATTAAACTTCTCCTCTTTTGCCGTTGGAGGTACTCTTCGGTAATCACCTATCCAATACCTTATGTTGCGATACGGACACATAAACCCTTGTGTATGAGAGTACGCAGCATCACATAAATAGTATTTGTCTGCAAATTTTCAACAAAAACATTATGAAGTCATGCTGATGAAACTGCAGCAAGAGGTAACATATATGCTAGTCCAAAGTAAGGAAAGAAAAATGAAACTGAAGCGTAAATCAATAAGGTATGACAATGCGAATGACCAAAGTGTAAAACAAGAATCCCTGTCAACCACATTGAGCAATATTATGTGGCAAAAGAGGGGAACCAGGACTTCACACCCTCATATTAACTTATTCATGGCATGGCCAATGTAATGTTTACTGAATTCGAACAATCCAATCTATGCCAAACCCAAAAAGAATGATCCTAATTCCTAAGTAGAGTTCGGTATTGTGATCAATTTCCTAGTTATATGGCAGCACAGTTTATTTTTCCTATAATTCAAATATATAAGAACGCAGTGCACAAGAATCTAAATAAAATTGAGTAAAGAAAACAAACCCAATGCAGAAAAATGGGACTTAAAATAGAGATATTACCTGGTGGAGGTAAAGGAAACTTGAAATATGGATCACGCACTGCCTCAGTCAACACTCTCGAGTCATGAGCAGTGCCTTCCCATCCAACCACTACATACAAAAAGTACATATCCCAATCACATATCGCAAGCACGTTTTGGGTACATTCTCCTCTTCCCCTTCCTCTATACGGTGTTTGCTTCTCGACTGGAATGCTCGCACTAATTAGAGTGCCATTCAATGCACCAACAACACCTTTGAAAGCACCTTCTCTGAGACGTTTATGCCTTTTAGTTATAGCTGGCTTGTCAAATACATTAGACGGAGGAACTAAAACTTCAGCAGTCCAAATCTTCATAGCAGCCAACACTTCATGAAAATACTTACTAACCATTTCACCCGAATGTTGAAAGTGATACAAAATTACACGATTCCTACAGTTGTGCCCAATTGTATATAAGAACATTTCCATCTTCTCCTCTACTTCTATATATATACTATCCTCTAAAAGTCCTTTGGCTCAGAACTCATTGCATAATAGGGTAAAAGGAACCTTACTCATTCTCAATAGGTTGTACATATTCCTCGGATTTCCATCTAACAGGTCTTGGGTGAAAGCCTTTCCCGTTAAAATTGACTTCTTGTACTTCGGGCGTACACGCCGTTTAGCCTTCTTAAGTTTCTTCACTAACAAACATAAAACTACTAGTTGAGATAATAACGTTTTCATTTTCCTGAAAAGACCAAGTAGATGAaagaaaatcaatttcaatacaATATTTAGTAGAGATTGGTGTACTCAAAcaatacccaatacccaattgcACATATACTTTTAAGGAATCCAGCAAACTCAATTTCAATACAATACAAGCATTCATTCACAAACCTATATAAGAAAATGAGTACTTGCCTGTATTTAAGTTCTCCCCTTCTCTAAACCCTCTTCCTTGTAGCCTTTCAATCTGCAATGAAATGAAAGAAAAAGGTTAAAAGCTTAAATAAGAAAATAACCAGCAAGCAATTGAATGTAACCAATAAGAAAATACGTATTCATTCATTCAACATTCACTCATTAAGCACAAATAAGCACAAATAATACTGATTCATCCATTAACTTCAAAAATACTCATTCAACATTCAACATAAAATAAAACTCGAGTACGTAAGTAACAAACACGAATGTTTTGCAACCCTAACATCTCTAACTATTTCCTAATTTCTCAACATCTCAGTGGATGAGTATTCAAGATTTCTCAACGTTCTTTTAAAAGTTTGTGTACAAAGGCAACACGACGCTCATCGCTTTTCAAACTGACAAAAAATTTCTGCCAACCAGGCATCTCTGAAGCTTTTAGAGTTATGCTCAAATACTCATCCATTGTGATGCAATCAATCTCAAGTAAATTATCCAAAGCTTTCATGAATTCGGCTGCGCTATCCTTTTCTAGAGCAAGTTTCTTATGTTGAAGATGAGTCTCCATCGATGTTACAATAGAACAAACTTTCTCAGTTAATAGATCACTTGattcttcctccatttccttcttCCTTTTCCTGCCACTCCCCTTTGCATTGAGATTAGAATCAACCTCGTTGTCATCctcatgatttttttcttttccatgacTTGTACGAGATTCAGATCCATTATTTGAAACCCCTGCAGTTGTATAAGTTCCAGCTGAACAAGGCGGTTCCACTCTTCCAGGCGTATCTCTATTAGCTCCAGTGGAGAATTTCCCATCAAATAAATTCTGCAACTTCTCTGCATCTTCCAGCCCCTTGTTCTTGAATTGACTAGCGTTTTTGATTGTCTGCATCAATTagaaagtaaaaatcaataaatatgttCAGCTGTTTATACAATCAAAGTTATAATTAGATGCACCAAACAGAACATTACCGGTTCATTAAGGTTATGGAAACATTTAACACGGAGGATGCGCAAAATAAAATTAGTACCAAGCAAAGACCCTTAAACATTTGCCCTTTTCACATATATGGATATACCCTTGTTATTGATGATCTAAAGGAGCACATAAACCTAAAATCACATGACAAGGTATAATTTTAATTTAGACTTAAAGCAAGAGAACTAACAACTAATTGGTCTAATTGAAGTGGCTAACTGGCCCTAAAGCCAAAACACATTGCCTTAACTGGCTTAACCTGATGGCAGAGCGGCATTTAAAGAAAAACAACGATAGAAGTAAGCCAGACCAGGGATTACAAGCATAAATTTAATTCAATCATAAAGTCCAAACAAAACTGAAATAGTCTCTTACCTTGTCTAATTCAATCCATTGCTCTTCGCTCCAATCAAATGTGTTCGTCTCTGCGTTATACCCATGGCCGGTTCTTGCTAAGAGACGGGACCAAGTGACATATTGGGTTCGCAAGTAATCCCAGTGGTTTCTCAACTTTTTTTTGTGTGATGGTACAGTCATACTTCTCAGAAAAGAACTTACACAAATTTCCCCACGAAGttttcttcaaagaagttccaGAAAATCCATACTCAGTAGCTTGTGCCAAACACTGGTCAATAAATAGCCCTCTAAATTCTGGGATGCTCCTAAAAGTTATCTTATTTGCTTTCTCATCTTCCTTTTTCTCCATAGAGAACTAgcataaagtaaaacaaataCAAGACGTCGGTAATTGAAACAAAAAGAGTGTGATAACTTTTGAGAATTACCATACAAAGTAATTTACCACTAGGCATGATCTTTATGCATTCAGGATATACGGGTTTAAAATGAAGATAGAATATTTGACAGCGAAAAGTAAAAGCAATGGTTGGCACCAGATCCTCATTACTTTCCTAATATCAAAAGAGAGATTCTCCAAAAGAATGCAACTAAAATCACAACTGCTGACCATTAACTCAGTTTTTCCTTCCTACTTTGACAGTATATGCCTACTAAAATCACTAGCTTGAAAATGTATGAAGAAACTGACATGACAGAAAGCAAAAAAGGTATTAGCACACCTTTACCCAGCACCCTTTCTTAGATATCATTGACACAACAATTAGATGTTATATTGTGTTCATGCACGAAACCAATTACTATGTAGCAACAAATTAAAATGTTCTTTTATGTTACTGCGAAACACAAACATGT encodes:
- the LOC113350252 gene encoding stress-related protein-like, which produces MAETEHLNMSTNSTNQEYEHQKLKYLDFVRVAVLHVIVCFASVYDYAKDNSGPLKPGVQTVEDTVKTVIGPVYEKFHDVPFELLKFVDCKVDDSVGELDRHVPNLVKEATNQAYTAAQKAPGLARAVASEVQQSGLIDTGKAIVKTLYTSYEPTAKEMYTKYEPVAEQYAVTAWRKLNTLPLFPQVAHVMVPTAAYWSEKYNQTVCCTAEKGFMVSSFLPLVPTERIAKVFGESEAVNQSGSSVSSASSSDNESEVVTK